In a genomic window of Quercus lobata isolate SW786 chromosome 4, ValleyOak3.0 Primary Assembly, whole genome shotgun sequence:
- the LOC115984025 gene encoding probable E3 ubiquitin-protein ligase makorin-1, which translates to MALINFVEEKQDIVDSYKAKLKSIDCKHFDFGNGNCPFGSSCFYKMSRCSSRGKDIVIDVPSSPVSKRTRCSSQESNSERFRTPLDSQTHSRIFQKAPIVVEQVVKFETLVTTFIPRIFEAKDWADLFENFEDLIDELVKKFYSNVR; encoded by the exons ATGGCTTTGATCAATTTTGTTGAAGAGAAGCAGGACATTGTTGATAGCTACAAGGCAAAGCTCAA GTCCATTGATTGCAAGCACTTCGATTTTGGGAATGGAAACTGCCCATTTGGGAGTAGTTGCTTTTATAAG ATGTCTCGTTGTTCCTCTCGAGGAAAAGACATTGTAATTGATGTTCCATCATCCCCTGTTTCAAAACGGACTCGCTGTTCATCTCAAGAGTCAAATAGTGAAAGATTCAGGACTCCTCTTGATTCACAAACACACTCTCGCATTTTTCAGAAAGCTCCTATTGTGGTGGAACAAGTGGTCAAATTTGAAACCTTGGTAACTACATTTATTCCTAGGATATTTGAAGCAAAAGATTGGGCTGATCTGTTCGAGAACTTTGAGGACCTGATTGATGAATTGGTCAAGAAATTCTATTCAAATGTTAGGTAA